From the genome of Neodiprion pinetum isolate iyNeoPine1 chromosome 3, iyNeoPine1.2, whole genome shotgun sequence, one region includes:
- the LOC124214481 gene encoding pancreatic lipase-related protein 2-like codes for MLSILVFVLIPVATRGAGTFSAEFILPETPPLQISYLEEGLPLDKIVNLTVNVESEVAFYLFTKGNTDTAQILRVGDVKSVVESSFDSEWPTKVMIHGWTDSIDSRWYISYRENYLASGNYNLIFVDWSSPAGREYFTSAKLTRPVGEHLGKLLAFLEDHGNVSLSNVHILGHSLGAHVAGVAGSMVSGRVGRVTGLDPARPAFEAPFLIDPRDRLDPTDAEFVDVIHTCSGTLGFVSSIGHADFYPNGGTFNQPGCPPIASQFCSHARSHQYMSESIVRPEGFLSIRCESWGEFVSGRCSDQGKQVFMGEILNMETRGRFYLRTNSQQPFGYKCSGITCDYD; via the exons AGGGGTGCCGGTACATTCAGCGCCGAATTCATCCTCCCTGAAACACCGCCACTGCAGATTAGTTACTTAGAAGAAGGGCTTCCGCTGGATAAAATCGTCAATTTGACTGTAAACGTTGAAAGCGAGGTCGCCTTCTATCTCTTTACCAAGGGGAACACAGATACGGCTCAGATACTGAGAGTCGGAGACGTCAAGAGCGTGGTGGAGTCTTCCTTCGACTCCGAATGGCCAACAAAAGTGATGATTCACGGATGGACCGACAGCATTGACTCCCGGTGGTACATTTCTTATCGGGAAAATTACCTAGCCAGTGGAAACTACAACCTGATCTTCGTCGATTGGTCGTCACCTGCTGGACGAGAGTATTTTACCTCCGCGAAGTTGACCCGACCT GTGGGTGAGCATCTCGGAAAACTTCTGGCCTTCCTTGAGGATCACGGCAATGTTTCCCTCTCGAACGTACATATCCTGGGACATAGTCTTGGCGCCCATGTTGCGGGTGTCGCTGGATCTATGGTGTCAGGACGAGTTGGACGAGTGACAGGTTTGGATCCAGCTCGTCCAGCTTTCGAGGCCCCTTTCCTCATCGATCCCAGAGACCGTCTGGATCCGACGGACGCTGAATTCGTCGACGTAATTCACACCTGCTCCGGCACTTTGGGGTTCGTCTCATCCATTGGTCACGCCGACTTTTATCCCAATGGGGGAACCTTCAATCAGCCCGGATGTCCACCGATAGCTTCTC AATTTTGCAGCCATGCCAGATCACACCAGTACATGTCAGAGTCCATCGTTCGGCCGGAAGGATTCTTGTCCATACGTTGTGAAAGTTGGGGAGAATTCGTTTCGGGACGTTGCAGTGATCAGGGTAAACAAGTGTTCATGGGAGAAATACTGAACATGGAGACACGTGGAAGGTTTTACCTGAGAACCAACTCTCAGCAACCTTTCGG gtataagtGTTCAGGAATCACGTGTGATTATGATTGA